The following proteins are encoded in a genomic region of Cellulomonas sp. ES6:
- a CDS encoding YhgE/Pip family protein, translating into MRVRRRRLHRAAARQPPRARVRRRSLRVALAGFLPVALIGVTGGLVLLAIVQLGLGLDPHSWPRTLGLVVVGSLTFTAIAHALRTAFGVVGSAVALVLLMVQLTSAAGIYPPQTLPLPFRVVHPLLPMSHVVDGLRIALTGGPPERYLRDLLLVGAIGVGALAAGVGATAWRRRWRITQVKPVLGE; encoded by the coding sequence GTGCGTGTTCGGCGTCGCCGTCTTCACCGTGCTGCGGCCCGTCAACCCCCGCGGGCTCGCGTCCGCCGCCGGTCCCTGCGGGTCGCGCTCGCCGGGTTCCTCCCCGTCGCGCTGATCGGCGTCACCGGCGGCCTCGTGCTGCTCGCGATCGTCCAGCTCGGCCTCGGCCTCGACCCCCACAGCTGGCCGCGCACCCTCGGCCTCGTCGTCGTCGGGTCCCTCACGTTCACCGCCATCGCCCACGCGTTGCGCACCGCGTTCGGCGTCGTCGGGTCCGCGGTCGCCCTCGTCCTGCTCATGGTGCAGCTCACCAGCGCCGCCGGCATCTACCCGCCGCAGACCCTCCCGCTGCCCTTCCGCGTCGTCCACCCGCTGCTGCCGATGTCCCACGTGGTCGACGGGCTGCGCATCGCGCTCACCGGCGGGCCGCCCGAGCGGTACCTGCGGGACCTGCTGCTCGTCGGCGCGATCGGGGTCGGGGCGCTCGCGGCGGGGGTCGGGGCGACGGCGTGGCGACGGCGGTGGCGGATCACGCAGGTGAAGCCGGTGCTGGGGGAGTAG
- a CDS encoding YhgE/Pip family protein: MTIPLAWSELRRYRMPVQRVALLFLVLLPSLYGGLYLWSNWDPYGHLGDIEVAVVDEDEPVEVAGQRVDAGAQVVRELQADPVVAWTPTDARDARAGLADGTYPMSITIPRDFSANLAAVQSGEPEVAEVVLRRDGANGFIVGVAAQGLALELKERINAAATSAYFTVAFRQLAELRSGLQDAADGATELRDGLTTAHDGAATLASGLAGAVQASGELRDGAGQVAEGDERIAAVVDPLVDRVVPALPAVAQAADQVAGGAAGLAGLVAQDAEGLPTRTAQLVALLDGWAQTHPDQAADPGFQQIQAAARAADARAGEVVAAAQAVNGAAADVAARADAVTAEVPAIQQRIRAAQSDIDRLATGSRQVADGLGELTTGLQTAADGAGRLADGTQQLQQGAATLTDGLTSAVQRVPTLGASDPEGTADQLADPTQVRVESRNEAQYYGQGLAPFFFGIALCVFGVAVFTVLRPVNPRGLASAAGPCGSRSPGSSPSR, translated from the coding sequence GTGACCATCCCGCTCGCGTGGTCGGAGCTGCGCCGCTACCGGATGCCGGTGCAGCGGGTGGCGCTGCTGTTCCTCGTCCTGCTGCCGTCGCTGTACGGCGGGCTGTACCTGTGGTCGAACTGGGACCCGTACGGGCACCTCGGCGACATCGAGGTGGCCGTCGTCGACGAGGACGAGCCCGTGGAGGTCGCCGGGCAGCGCGTCGACGCCGGGGCGCAGGTGGTGCGCGAGCTCCAGGCGGACCCCGTCGTCGCGTGGACGCCCACCGACGCCCGGGACGCCCGCGCGGGCCTCGCCGACGGCACCTACCCCATGTCCATCACGATCCCGCGCGACTTCTCCGCGAACCTGGCCGCCGTCCAGTCCGGCGAGCCGGAGGTCGCGGAGGTCGTGCTGCGCCGCGACGGGGCGAACGGGTTCATCGTCGGCGTCGCCGCCCAGGGACTCGCCCTCGAGCTCAAGGAGCGGATCAACGCCGCGGCGACCTCCGCGTACTTCACGGTCGCGTTCCGCCAGCTCGCGGAGCTCCGCAGCGGGCTGCAGGACGCCGCCGACGGCGCGACCGAGCTGCGGGACGGCCTGACGACCGCGCACGACGGCGCCGCGACCCTCGCGTCCGGGCTCGCCGGGGCGGTGCAGGCGTCCGGCGAGCTCCGCGACGGCGCGGGCCAGGTCGCCGAGGGAGACGAGCGGATCGCCGCCGTCGTCGACCCCCTGGTCGACCGCGTCGTGCCCGCGCTGCCCGCCGTCGCGCAGGCCGCCGACCAGGTCGCGGGCGGCGCGGCGGGGCTCGCCGGCCTGGTCGCGCAGGACGCCGAGGGGCTGCCCACCCGCACGGCGCAGCTCGTCGCCCTGCTCGACGGCTGGGCGCAGACCCACCCCGACCAGGCCGCCGACCCGGGCTTCCAGCAGATCCAGGCCGCCGCCCGCGCCGCCGACGCCCGCGCCGGCGAGGTCGTCGCCGCAGCGCAGGCCGTGAACGGGGCGGCGGCCGACGTCGCCGCCCGCGCGGACGCCGTCACCGCCGAGGTCCCCGCGATCCAGCAGCGCATCCGCGCGGCGCAGTCTGACATCGACCGGCTCGCCACCGGCTCCCGCCAGGTCGCCGACGGCCTGGGCGAGCTGACCACCGGCCTCCAGACCGCCGCCGACGGCGCGGGCCGGCTCGCCGACGGCACGCAGCAGCTCCAGCAGGGCGCGGCCACGCTCACCGACGGGCTGACGTCCGCCGTGCAGCGCGTCCCCACGCTCGGCGCGTCCGACCCCGAGGGCACCGCCGACCAGCTCGCCGACCCCACCCAGGTGCGCGTCGAGTCGCGCAACGAGGCCCAGTACTACGGGCAGGGCCTCGCGCCGTTCTTCTTCGGCATCGCGCTGTGCGTGTTCGGCGTCGCCGTCTTCACCGTGCTGCGGCCCGTCAACCCCCGCGGGCTCGCGTCCGCCGCCGGTCCCTGCGGGTCGCGCTCGCCGGGTTCCTCCCCGTCGCGCTGA
- a CDS encoding ATP-binding cassette domain-containing protein, with translation MSSEQSRPAHEGVVPLPPAGTPDAPDDASAVLRADGLGMRTHVGWVFRHVDLRADAGEVVEVRGSGGTGRSMLLLTLAGRARPSVGTLRVLGHDLPRGSRAVRRRSAVARLDRVIGPEEHHTVRMTFRERARWERVHPPGSDGLGYRVDEVRELTGLVADPDVHVEGLPAVQRTLLAVALAALPRPELLVLDDLDDGLPPDEQALVWEALTRVADADGCVVLASTAGDPRTPAPDDPPRTVLELHPTHVEES, from the coding sequence ATGTCGTCCGAGCAGTCGCGGCCCGCCCACGAGGGCGTCGTCCCGCTCCCGCCCGCGGGGACGCCCGATGCCCCGGACGACGCGTCCGCCGTGCTCCGCGCGGACGGCCTCGGCATGCGCACGCACGTCGGGTGGGTGTTCCGGCACGTCGACCTGCGGGCGGACGCCGGCGAGGTCGTCGAGGTCCGCGGGAGCGGCGGGACCGGGCGGTCGATGCTGCTGCTCACGCTCGCGGGCCGCGCGCGCCCGTCGGTCGGCACGCTGCGGGTGCTCGGGCACGACCTGCCGCGGGGCTCGCGCGCGGTGCGGCGCCGGTCGGCGGTCGCGCGGCTGGACCGCGTCATCGGGCCGGAGGAGCACCACACCGTGCGGATGACGTTCCGGGAGCGGGCGCGGTGGGAGCGGGTGCACCCGCCGGGGTCGGACGGCCTGGGCTACCGGGTGGACGAGGTCCGCGAGCTGACGGGGCTCGTCGCCGACCCGGACGTCCACGTCGAGGGGCTGCCCGCCGTGCAGCGCACCCTGCTGGCGGTGGCGCTCGCGGCGCTGCCCCGGCCCGAGCTGCTGGTCCTGGACGACCTCGACGACGGCCTGCCGCCGGACGAGCAGGCGCTGGTCTGGGAGGCGCTCACGCGGGTGGCGGACGCCGACGGGTGCGTCGTCCTCGCGAGCACGGCCGGCGACCCGCGGACGCCGGCGCCGGACGATCCGCCGCGCACCGTCCTGGAGCTGCACCCGACGCACGTGGAGGAGTCGTGA